A genomic stretch from Canis lupus baileyi chromosome 3, mCanLup2.hap1, whole genome shotgun sequence includes:
- the LOC140625513 gene encoding olfactory receptor 8B8-like: protein MAIGNDSSVTEFILLGLTQQPELQLPLFFIFLGFYVVTMVGNMGLILLIGLNSHLHTPMYYFLFNLSFIDFCYSSVIIPRMLMSFVKQNIISYPECMTQLCFFAFFVISECCILTSMAYDRYVAICKPLLYKAIMSHQVCLMFMAGTYGMGFVGAMAHTGCMLRLSFCDGNIINHYMCDIPPLLQLSCTSTYINEVVVFIVVGINVIVPSLTISISYTLILSNIFHIRSTEGRSKAFSTCSSHVVTVSLFFGASAFMYLKPSPAGSLDRDKVSTVFYTIVGPMMNPFIYSLRNKDVKIALSKTLKKRVFS, encoded by the coding sequence ATGGCCATAGGAAATGACTCTTCAGTGACCGAGTTTATCCTGCTGGGTTTAACACAACAGCCAGAACTCCAGCTGcctctcttcttcattttcttaggaTTCTATGTGGTCACCATGGTGGGGAACATGGGCTTGATTCTTCTGATTGGGCTGAACTCTCACCTGCACACTCCCATGTACTACTTTCTCTTCAACCTTTcattcattgatttctgctaCTCGTCTGTCATAATCCCTAGAATGCTGATgagttttgtaaaacaaaacattatcTCTTATCCAGAGTGCATGACACAGCTCTGTTTCTTCGCTTTCTTTGTTATCAGTGAGTGCTGTATTTTGACATCAATGGCCTATGACCGGTATGTGGCCATCTGTAAGCCCCTGCTCTACAAAGCCATCATGTCCCATCAGGTCTGCCTCATGTTCATGGCAGGAACATATGGGATGGGGTTTGTGGGTGCAATGGCCCACACCGGATGTATGCTGAGACTCAGCTTCTGTGATGGCAACATCATCAATCATTACATGTGTGACATACCTCCTCTTCTCCAGCTCTCTTGCACGAGCACCTACATCAATGAGGTGGTGGTTTTCATTGTGGTGGGCATCAATGTAATAGTGCCCAGTCTCACTATCTCCATTTCTTACACCTTGATCCTCTCCAACATATTCCATATCCGTTCTACAGAGGGCAGGTCCAAAGCCTTCAGTACCTGCAGCTCTCACGTAGTtactgtttctctcttctttggagCATCGGCATTCATGTACCTTAAGCCCTCTCCTGCTGGGTCCCTGGATCGAGATAAAGTATCCACAGTTTTTTATACCATCGTGGGGCCAATGATGAATCCTTTTATCTACAGTTTAAGGAACAAAGATGTTAAAATTGCACTGAGTAAGACTTTGAAGAAAAGGGTGTTCTCATAA